The window CGGCGCGCGCTCGCGACCCTCGTGATGCTCCTGGCGCTGTCGATGAGCCCGGCTGTGCCGGCCACCACGCAGCTCGACACGGCCGCGGAGCGCGAGCGGGCGCGAGAGCTCTTCCAGCAGCTCCGCTGCATGGTGTGCCAGAACGAGCCCATCGCCACCTCCAATGCCGAGCTTGCCAGGGACATGCGGGACCTGGTGCGCGAGCGCGTCGCGGCGGGGGAGAGCAATGCCGAGATCAAGGCCTACCTGACCAAGCGTTACGGCGATTACGTGCTGCTCGATCCCCCGGTGAAGCCGTCCACCTACGCGCTGTGGTACGGGCCGGCGGTGCTACTGCTGATCGGCGCGGCCGGGGTGGTCGTCTACTTCCTGCGCGCCCGGCGGATGCCGGCGGAAACCGGCGGGCTGACGGACGCCGAGCGGGCGCGGCTGGACGCGCTGCTGGCCGATGACACGCCCGACCGGGGCGAAACCGGCCGCGACGATCGGGAGAGCTGATGTTCTGGATCGCCGCCGCCCTGATGACGGCCACGGTTGTCGCGGTGCTGGTGACGCCGCTGGTGCGCGGCGGCCTGCGCCAGCGCCGGGCGGCGGATTACGACCTCGCCGTCTACCGCGACCAGCTCGCCGAGGTGGAGCGCAGCCACGCCGCCGGCCTGCTGGACGACCAGGAAGCCGAGTCCGCGCGCACGGAAATCGGCCGCCGCATTCTGGACGCCG is drawn from Limimonas halophila and contains these coding sequences:
- a CDS encoding cytochrome c-type biogenesis protein, which encodes MRRALATLVMLLALSMSPAVPATTQLDTAAERERARELFQQLRCMVCQNEPIATSNAELARDMRDLVRERVAAGESNAEIKAYLTKRYGDYVLLDPPVKPSTYALWYGPAVLLLIGAAGVVVYFLRARRMPAETGGLTDAERARLDALLADDTPDRGETGRDDRES